GCGTGCGCCCTGGCAGGCGGATGCCTTGCTGCTGCTGGTGACGCTCATGGCCGCCGGCGGCTGGATCTTTTCCAGAGAAGCGCTTGCCGGCATGCCGCCGCTTCTGTTCATCGGCAGCCGCTTTCTGCTTGCCGGACTGATCCTACTGGGCTTTGCCTGGCCTTCGCTTTCGCGCCTGCCCGCCCGGCGGGTGCGGCGAAGCCTGTTCGTTGGGCTGCTGTTCAGCCTGGCGACCGGTTTCTGGATCATGGGACTAAGCGTCTCCTCGCACCTGGGCGAAAGTGCCTTTATCACGAGCCTGGGGATTTTGATGGTGCCGGTGCTCGGCATGTTGTTTGGCGACACGCCCCCGCGCACGACCTGGATCGCGCTGCCCGTGGCGCTGGCAGGCTTTGGGCTTTTGTCACTCAACGCAGGCTTTCGCGTCGAGCTTAGCCAGCTTTTGATGGTGTGCGCCGCACTCTGCTTTGCGCTTTTGATCAACGTCAACACGCGAGTGGTGCGCAACGTGGCGGCCCTTCCGCTGACCACGCTGCAGCTTCTGGCGGTAGGTGCGGTGCTGACGCTGGTTTCGCTAATCTTCGAGCGCCAGCCCATGGCGCTGAGTACGCCGGTGCTGGGCTGGTTTTTGGCAAGCGTGGTGCTGGCAAGCTCGCTTCGCTACTTCCTGCAGATCAAGGCCCAGGGCATGACGACGCCGAGCCACGCCTCGGTCATCCTGATGCTCGAAGCCGTGTGGACCGCGCTGATCGCCGCCTGGTGGCTCAATGAAACCATGACCCCGCTACAGCTTTCGGGCTGCGCGCTGATCTTTCTGGCGCTGCTGATCAACCGCTGGTACTGGGTACGCAAGGTGCTGCGCCGCTGGCTGCCGGCGCAAACAAGCGCTTGAAACCGGTTCACCCCTTTAAATATCCGCCCGTTTGGCCAATAGCCGCTCCATGGCGGGCGTCGGCTCGTCGATTTTGCGATAGAAACGGCTCGCCGCGTAGCTTTCGTTGAACACGTCGAAGTAGTCGTCGAGCACGTTTGCCGCTTCAATATCGCCGCCCTGGCGCAGAAGCTCGGTGGCCACTTCAGCGGTGCATAGATGCGCTTTCGAGGCGGGCTTTCTAAGGCGGTAGCGGGTTTCACGCTCGGTGCGAAGCGGCAGTACCGGCAGGCCATCGAGATAAGGGCTTTTACGAAACATGCGCCGCGCCTGACGCCAGGTACCGTCGAGAATCACGTACACCGGTATCCGGTCGCAGGCCTTTACCGCGTGCACCGCGTCCATTCCCACCACGCGGTCGGCGTAGTCCGGCTGGTCGTCGGGAAAGATCAGAAACGGCGCGTAGCGCGCATCCTGCAGTAGCGCTTCAAGCTCGGGGTCGAGCCCGGTGCGCGCCCAGGTGAAAACGCGGGTTTCATTTAGCACGTCCCCAATCAGCCGCCCGGTGTTGGTGGGTTTCAAGTGCTCGAGCGAGTGGGTCAAAAGCCACACCTGGGCGTAACTCTCCACGCTCACCTTGTAGGGGCAGAGGCAGTTGAGTTTGGGCAGGTTGCACCCTTCACAGCGAATCACGAAGCTGCCGCGCGCCTTGAACTCGCGCCGCGGCGGGCGCGAATGCTCGGCAGACGAAGCCAATTCAGAGGGAGTATCAGAGGCAGACATCGGCGCACCCAAACGATCAAAGGGCGCAGAGTATAAAGCAGCGCCGCTCGCGTGACGAACCCGCGAGCACCAAGCGCAAGCGGGCTCGCCGTTTTCCCATGGGGTCAGCGCTGAACCGATGCCAGCACGCCGGGTGCGCTCTGGCCGAATTCACTCGGCCAGGGCTTCCACGCAGGAAGTATCACGCAGATGGGCGTAGCTTGCGGCGTAGCGGGCGAACTTGTGCGCGCCACTAGCGTAAGGGGCGTAGCGCGGCGGGACGCTTTCGCTCGTACAGCTTGGTAGTACCTCGACCATGGCCTCAAAATCGAGATCGAAGAAGAACGGCAGCGAGTAACGCTGCCGGCCGCTGGTGTTGACCACCCGGTGCAGCGTCGACACGTAGCGGTCATTGGTGAGGGTCTGCACCAGGTCGCCGATATTGACCACGAAAGCCCCGTCGATGGGCGGCGCGCTGATCCAGGTACCGTCGCAATGGCGAATCTGCAGACCACCTACGGCGTCCTGCGCGAGGATGGTCAAAAGCCCGTAGTCGGTGTGGGCGCCGATACCGATCTCCTCTTCACCGATCGCGCCGGCCTGGCTTGGGTAGTGCAGCAGTCGCTGAATCGCTATGGGCCGTTTCTGGCGCGGCGCGAAGTAATCCTCACAAAGCCCAAGACTCAGCGCGATGGCCCCCACCAGGCGATGACCCAGCGTCAGCATCTCGGCGTAGTAGCGCTCGAACACCGCCTTGAACGCCTCGGGTTTGGCCGGCATCCGGTTGGGCCCACGAAACGGCGACACCTCGGCCTCATCGAGCCCCAGATCGAAGCACTCTTTCAAGTCGCGACTTTTGTTTGGGTCGACGTTTTCACCAAACAGTGGCGTGTAGCCGCGCAGAGAGAGCCCCGAGCCGACGATATTGAGCGCCTCCTTTTCCGCCAGGGGGCGCGCAAAGAAACCGGCCGCCATCGTAAACGCCTGCTCGACGAGCCCGGGGTCGATTCCGTGCCCGCGCACATAGAAAAATCCGGTGCGTTCACACGCCTGACCAATCGCGTTGGCAACGCTCATCGGGTCGCTCTGATCGAGCAACGGGCCCAGGTCGATGACGGGAATTTGTGCCGGCGCCAGTGTGCGCGTCGTCAGGGAA
The window above is part of the Halomonas sp. GD1P12 genome. Proteins encoded here:
- a CDS encoding DMT family transporter encodes the protein MNRIERAPWQADALLLLVTLMAAGGWIFSREALAGMPPLLFIGSRFLLAGLILLGFAWPSLSRLPARRVRRSLFVGLLFSLATGFWIMGLSVSSHLGESAFITSLGILMVPVLGMLFGDTPPRTTWIALPVALAGFGLLSLNAGFRVELSQLLMVCAALCFALLINVNTRVVRNVAALPLTTLQLLAVGAVLTLVSLIFERQPMALSTPVLGWFLASVVLASSLRYFLQIKAQGMTTPSHASVILMLEAVWTALIAAWWLNETMTPLQLSGCALIFLALLINRWYWVRKVLRRWLPAQTSA
- a CDS encoding tRNA-uridine aminocarboxypropyltransferase, which gives rise to MSASDTPSELASSAEHSRPPRREFKARGSFVIRCEGCNLPKLNCLCPYKVSVESYAQVWLLTHSLEHLKPTNTGRLIGDVLNETRVFTWARTGLDPELEALLQDARYAPFLIFPDDQPDYADRVVGMDAVHAVKACDRIPVYVILDGTWRQARRMFRKSPYLDGLPVLPLRTERETRYRLRKPASKAHLCTAEVATELLRQGGDIEAANVLDDYFDVFNESYAASRFYRKIDEPTPAMERLLAKRADI
- a CDS encoding isopenicillin N synthase family dioxygenase — encoded protein: MSDDTTDLEVLDHQNAERARFTLAPSLTTRTLAPAQIPVIDLGPLLDQSDPMSVANAIGQACERTGFFYVRGHGIDPGLVEQAFTMAAGFFARPLAEKEALNIVGSGLSLRGYTPLFGENVDPNKSRDLKECFDLGLDEAEVSPFRGPNRMPAKPEAFKAVFERYYAEMLTLGHRLVGAIALSLGLCEDYFAPRQKRPIAIQRLLHYPSQAGAIGEEEIGIGAHTDYGLLTILAQDAVGGLQIRHCDGTWISAPPIDGAFVVNIGDLVQTLTNDRYVSTLHRVVNTSGRQRYSLPFFFDLDFEAMVEVLPSCTSESVPPRYAPYASGAHKFARYAASYAHLRDTSCVEALAE